In Mercenaria mercenaria strain notata chromosome 13, MADL_Memer_1, whole genome shotgun sequence, a single window of DNA contains:
- the LOC123529038 gene encoding hemoglobin-3-like, translated as MDKDMDTPDPVTGLTGREKDAVRENWNKIASSWKTNGVDFFVRLFKAYPVIRSFFKTFDGMDIEEIRKTPKLRAHAINFKHGITSFLDNLDDTDCLVVLIQKLTANHFRREIKVEQFQDAFTLFVNFAQDVSDVDELTANAWKKTLKVVASVISQHMAELEQQKMTNEQKHVTK; from the exons ATGGACAAGGACATGGACACCCCAGATCCGGTAACGGGCCTGACAGGAAGAGAAAAGGATGCTGTAAGAGAAAACTGGAATAAAATAGCTTCATCCTGGAAGACAAATGGCGTAGACTTCTTTGTCAG ATTATTCAAGGCGTATCCAGTTATACGATcgtttttcaaaacatttgatgGCATGGATATTGAAGAAATCCGCAAGACACCTAAACTACGGGCACATGCAATCAATTTCAAACATGGTATTACCTCCTTTCTTGATAATTTGGATGACACGGATTGCTTAGTTGTGTTAATACAGAAACTCACAGCAAATCATTTTAGAAGAGAAATCAAGGTCGAACAATTTCAG GATGCTTTTACTTTATTTGTCAATTTTGCACAAGATGTAAGTGACGTTGATGAATTGACAGCAAATGCCTGGAAGAAAACTTTGAAAGTGGTTGCGTCGGTGATATCTCAGCACATGGCAGAGCTGGAACAACAGAAGATGACAAATGAACAAAAGCATGTGACCAAATGA